The genome window ataataataataataataataataataataataataataataataataataataataataataataataataataataataataataataataataataataataataataataataataataataataataataataataataataataataataacaatgcagATAACAAAGAGCTACAATGGTAGACGAAAAACAAGAAACGGAAAACATACGAAGAGGGATacgaaaaggaatatgaaagaaatCAGGAAATGATAACAAACCTACATCACGAGATCACATCTTTTAAATGCTTTTAGTCGGGTCATTTCACTTTGGAGGCATTGGGAACAAAGATGGTTAAATAAAGTAATCAATGTAAAACTGGAAGTCAGCTACAGGGGCGGGGTTTTTTTTGTGAAAGTGGAAGtagtaacggtgtgtgtgtgtgggtgggggagatGTTAGTGATGGTGGACCGGCGCGGCTCAAACCCTCACACGCTCATCATCACACCTCCTTACCATAACAGAACAAGTAATTAAGTCGCTAATCACAAAGGTGCTCAGGTGTGAAATTATCTCCCCCTCGAGCCGCCCCTACACACTGTGGCCTAGAAGTCCTTCGCCTCCACGCCCTCCATTACCATTTTCTCCGTAATGATTGCCTGCACTTGGCCAGTTCACGAGCTGACAGACCCATCTTCTTCATATCCCATGTCGATCACTCGTCAGTCTTCCTGTGGCCCACTAAACGACGTATGAGACTCCAGTGACGGCTGGATACCttacttgttttctctctctcctagttgAACTTAACATCCACACGCGTATTTTTAGATCCGGATCCCGTGCCCGTCCTGTCATCGTGTAAAAATTGTTTAGtatagcaggatttttttttttttcttttcgggaAAAAGTAAAGATTCTATATATGAATGGGTATGTATGTGATAACCCAAATATAGCTTTAACCACAAAGAAGATGCACTCCCACTCACACAGACAAACTTCGTCTGTGTCACTTCGTCAGTGTGTATATGTGATTGCAGGCAAACAGAATGACTGTACggtttgtctttctgtttgtgaTCTTATCCCGTCTTCGTGGGCGGGCATGACCTTAGCAAAAAGCACAGCTTAAATTCGCAAACACTAAGTTAAATCAGTTGATACATGTTCTTAGTTAAATCACTAAAATATCCACACTGATTCCAGACATtattgcatcacacacacacacacacacacacacacacactagctatATATTCAGTTTCCAGCGAAAACAGCGAATGATGTCCTTACGACTGACTTGACTTGAAGCAATAATTGAACGCGGCTTAATTGTGTAAACAAACACATCACACACTGAGCGGTGTGCTGGCGGGACAGCGGCAGCGGCGCAGCATCTCGCCGCGCCGCCTCAAAACTGCAGCCTTTTGGCTGTAGGGCCACactcctaatatatatatatatatatatatatatatatatatatatatatatatatatatatatatatatatgcttcttcccggtggggcctgatggtcgacccagcccgttctggcgcaggcaagtgtttacagtggcgccatcttgcattggcccatgctgccctcccggagctcatctttaatcctagaatctagagtccgggttgataggtggtcttctggacagcatgtgggtagtttttaagccgtttcggcggcggctgaaaaatcccagcttggtggcaccgggcggggattgaactcgcgtcctcctgaacgcggcgccgtcactctgtcgactcagccaccgcctccccaaagggAGGCGGTGGAATTTACTGTGTGAACAAGGATTTTATTGCCTGATTCACATCAAAACGAAGAGCAGAAATCGGCTGAATTCTGAACATGACCTGGAATTAGCACTCAGTACAAAGACACCAAGATTTGATGccatcatagaaaaaaaaaacaccagcaacaaaaaaattaaatcacTATTTTTACTGCGCAGCATAGGCAACTAATGCAATATCAGTTTTACCTCTATGAGTGCAAGTAGCACGCAGTAAAGAGACACAAAGatcatagaagaaaaaaagcacgAACAAAATCACTAGGTTTGCCGTGCAATACAtgcaaaataatgtaattttattttttactaatAGTAGTACTCCAGATTTTTGTCACGCAAAAAATTGTAAGCTTAGTCAATGAAGATTAAAACAAATATGTGGTATTGTTATTAATACACATGACATCAACTTtgtattttagctttttttttagcAATGCAGGGGGTGTGGGAGAACTGACTGCCGATGTGAAAGGGGTACATACattgaaaaaggttaagaaccgctgCTATAGGGGAAAGCACGGGCGTTTGCCAATGGCGGCACGAAGCAGggccgactctatcggctgacgtcagccgtgTCGACCAAGTCGATCtgccgacgaggactggcgtgtctctgaacaCTAACACACCGCATCTACGTATTACCTCTTGTACTATATCACTATGCCTAGCTACATTACGTTGATATGGGTATTTTAATCCTTTTTACTTGCCTAACTCAAGGAAAAAGATTGTGTTTGTAAAATTATCAAAAATCAAAACACCCAATAACTGCATATAGCTACGATTGTCTTTCTTTACACTTAAGGAATCTTTACTTGAACCTTCTTCATCAGCCTTCAAGTGATGATCTAGGCATAGTTACCCGTACAACTGTCGCTTTCTCCACACCAGACTTTGACGTTTTCTACAGATGAACTACTTAAGTTATGGTAAACCAAGTTATTGCATGAAATGCATTGGATTTAATTTGAAACTACTTAGTTAAGGAGTCAGAATATTTAATATAAAGTAATGACGCCGATGGAATTACTTTTTATATGTTTGACATATGACTTTGGATTATGACataacacaagagagagagagagagagagagagagagagagagagagagaacgggctGTTGCCGACCACCATGCAGGTCCAACCAAGAAAGTCTCACGGAGCCATAGGcgctgtcacgggcaaaattatatatactgtatatatatatatatatatatatatatatatatatataaatatatatatatatatatatatatatatatatatatatatatatatatatatatatctatatatatatacaacgtaCGATTGGAGACCATTTTACATGaacagattgattgattgattgattgatagtttattgttgcaagtaaaacaacaaagaagaagggaggagcatgccatcccatcccccaggcagtacagagtgtgattatacaactaaggatacatgtgtaagtagcaccaggaaactaaaatgaTACAATGGgtggggacaagtgctaaaaaaaaaatcaaggccttgatttagtcaagggagcagacataagggactggacATATAAACTACAgtctaggggcaaatgcaggatactcactaagcacagctgaaagaacattattgttaaagaaccagcccaccagctcaggcaggtcccagtggccctgtgggcggtaggcactaatagcagaacattgcaggacatagtgtttgagcgtgtgaccccctggcctggcacacaagcggtaaggtacagggtcagccccactgacctcccagtaatatctgtagcccagcctcagccgcatcaccaccagatcataggatgcactaagcctaccataagtgtgggtgcagatacttgataccagggcatagtgaatgctggagggactaccatcctgacacctcaaggcaagctGATTGGTAACAGACTACAAACAAGGGATCTAAGTCTACTCTTaacataattataggtgtattcaacacctgggtgtacattgagatcatcagaggcagcacgaggaagtctgtctgccttttcattatgAGGCAGCCCAACATGTGAGGGCACCCAGATGAAGTGTGCAGTAGCACACAGGTTAAGGGCACTAAGGCACTTATGACTATATCAcagtcagaaggggaggaagacaacATAATATTTTAAGAAAATTCATTCTTAGCTTCTCATAAAATCAAAGAATATTAGGCAACACTAAGAAGGAATTACCGATATAAAATATTATTCAAGTAACTTAAGTATTAACAAAGAACAAACTTGTGCATTGATGATTTACTGGATCGAATGAACATTTCGAGTCTCAGTTCAGGGACCACATGTAATGGCGGAAGCAGGGCTTGCAGTACCCTTAATTAAAGCTGTGGTGTTGCTCTGCCGTGAGTACACTACtgaaaaaggaacaaggaaatgaagaggaggccGAAAATGTGAAGTATGAGATTTAGAGTGGAGGTTTGAGAGTGGACGCTCTGCAGGGCAAACCCGTAGAAGTGTTTTTCAACCGGGGTTTCCCGGAACCCTAAGGTTCCACAAGAAGTCGTTAGAGGTTAATCAAGAAAGTGATAAATATGCTAATGCATTTTTTAGTAGTTTTTATCTAATCTTATATTCGTAACGTTACTTACAAACGTACGGCATACTGCTGGAAATTCTTTGGTTAATATAATAAAGGCTTCAACCTCATATTATTTAAAATTATAATAATCATAGAGAATGTATATATTTAGCGATGTCTATATGTAATAATAGGGATAGATGTAAGAAGGTTGAGAAACGCTGCGCCGTATATGGATGAtgcaggaaaggagagacaaagccCTCGCAAGTCGTAAGGAGGATTGCCCGAGTCACTGATAAAAAAAACTGTTGTGATTAAATACGTTGCATGCAGCAACTGAGGATTTTCCTAGTGTGCTCACCACTCTCCCCGGCTGTTCTCAGAAGGTCTTCCGTGAATCCCGGCGTAGATGaatcaacacccaccaccacccacccaccagccAGACGGCGCGAGTCACGTAGTTCCCAACCAGCACATGAAATTGACTAAGTGGCATCATTTCTGGTCTTAATGCCATTACCTATGGATTTCCTTTCACAGAgggaatgattgattgattgattgatagtttattgttgcctCTCTATCACATATCTTAAACTAATTTTGGAACGGATATTTATACTATGTTATCTTTAATTGTCTGTCATTGAATAAGAAGATAGTAAAAGTAAAGGATGTTCAAGGGCAGCGGATTGCTGCGCATGCCATCAATCTGAGGCACGTTTTGGACGTCCCCGTGACTTGGCTTGATCGCGGTTTCGTAACTAATGTCTCACCCTCTTTCTTTGTTCTGTTTCACGATGGCATTTGCATCATATTTCATAGTGACGACAGAAAATGGCGTTGGACTGTATATTGCTGGCTATTCTAAACAAAACATCTGATGGAAATTTGGGAACACCCGCCCCAGCACGGTAGCAGCACCCCTTCTAGCCTGTTTGTGTGAGAGCCTCTTCTAAATAGTAATATGGTCATGGATCTGGTCGTAGAGTAGCTACTTGATACAAACGCAGGAGGAGTCTCGATTTTTTTCTGCCTTCTCCTTTAGAGCAATCCCGCAAACTAGTAATGGGCAATCGTAAGGCAAATGCTCATGTTCCCTCCGAGAAGGTGGTAAAGTGGGAAGAACGTCTCGCCTGCTCAGCAATCAAGGAAACTAATATGCCATTCTAATGTTATCTTCATGCTGAACAATTACGGGGCAGTGATGCTCTGCCTGCAGCCTCCGTGTATCCCTTATTTTCGGGATGGCAATTTTAAATTATAtctacgcgcgcgcgcgcgcgtgtgtgtgtgtgtgtgtgtgtgtgtgtgtgtgtgtgtgtgtgtgtgtaaggtacgAAAAAAATACCACGTCGTGAAGAGACCACGTAAAAagttataaaggaaaaaaacggcGGATCCTAATCGTTCTGAAACGTCCATAAACACTGAGACAGTCGCACCGAAAGGAAAATCAAAGCGAGACTGCGTTGTGTGAACGGGTGACACCTGCATTAGAGTAAGCCCTGCCCTGACAAGAGTGCAGATTCGTCTGCTACATCTTCATTTGCTAGCAGGGAAAAATATTGTATTGACTATTCCATCAAACGTTTTGGAGGTTTATAAATTTCCTTTCTGATTTTCTTCCTGGTGATGTTTTTGAAAGGCCTGCATTCCACGACAGGTCCCCGACAGCCTCTTCCCTccagtcaaccttccagccacAATCCTGCCGCCCCACAACATTGCCTGTACACCAACATTGGTCGGGTATTCCCTGCCTGCCTCTGACCTGCCCAGGATCTTGttgcctataaaaaaaaaatagcaaagtgctctctctctctctctctctctcattacctagGATGATAACATTGTATTAACGACTAATAAGGATGCTTACCTCGAACAGGGAATGACGGGGCTGCAGCACAGTATCACGGCTACGTTAATAAACAATCGGATATTTTCCTATTTATGTGAAGCATCCCAGTCTGTTACTCCTGTTAGCCTTCGAAATGTACGTCACAGGGATTTTCCCGGAATGCACTCACGAAGGCCAATACTATAAACAATATCATTACTGGTTATTACTCTGTATATTCAACATAATTGATCGTGGACGATTGTCATCATGCAATTATTTCTTCAAAAACGTACCCACCACTGTACAAAACTTTCCTCATTATTAAGGTGGTACATCTAGAAATGAATCGACAAATATTCTGGCATCCTTCATTGACGGCAACTCCAACATCCAAATAGCTGGCGGACTGCAGGAGCCGGCCCTTCCTCCGCTATATAAGCAACAGCAGCGTCAAGCtcctcacacagacacacaccacgTCAAACCACCAGTATGGCACGCCTGTCGCTGTTCCTTCTCGTTGTGGCTGTTGCCGTGTTTACTCCAAACATTCCACAGTGTGAAGCTGGCTGGCTGGACCGGATTATTGGTACAGCAGTTGAGTAAGTCGACGTTTAACATACAATACCTGTCCAGAGGTTACTGAACCACAAATGTAAATGTAGATCGACATAATTTGTCATGTTTCCTCTTTCAAGAAAGCGCCCGAAGATATCAACCATGCCTACATGAAGTCACGAGGCGCAATAGATGTCTCTCAGCTGTAATACGAAGGCGCAAATTTTTTAAACGAAACGTAAAGGAAACAGATTAATGATTCAGAAGCGGACGCTGAGGCATAAAAAAAtctaaaagtattaatttgcagTTCTGAAGAAAAGTGTGATCGATTGAAGAAGCGAAAAATTATTGCTACTGGATGGATACCATTTTACATGTTAGGGAAGCTTCAGGATAATTTAATCTGAAAACATTGTTTATGAACTTATTTTTGCAGTTCTGTTGCTGAATTCGGAACCACTAATATAGTGGACCAAATCTGCAACACCCGTGTGATGCCCACCATAAAGAAGTTTGAACTGTACTTCAGGGGGAGAGTGTGGTGCCCAGGCTGGACAACAATCCAGGGGGAGTGTAAGTACCGCTTGTGCAAAAATACGAAATGAAACTTTCTCAGTAGGCGAAGAAATTAGGGGCCATGTTACTCATAAAGAGTTCAGACACGAAACTGTCCTCTCATATCATTTATATTTTCAGCTCTGACTCGCAGCAGGACCAGGGTGGTGAACAAAGCTGTGGAAGACTTCGCCAGGAAGGCTGTCGCTGCAGGCCTCATGACGCAGGAGGATGCTAACCCTTTGCTGAATGCCTGATCATGGAGCAGGACGCCACACCTCTGGGGCACATGGCTATCCTGACCTGATGTGTCCTTCATCTGCCATCACTCAACCTCTCCCTCAGGCGACATTGTAGAGCAGGATTTCTTAACCTTTTCTAGCATCTGAACCCTTGTACTATATTAAGGTATATCAAGCCGCCCTCCACCCCTTCAAGTAAGGCTTTAGTAGTTCAGCACACCCGATGATTTTGTTAAAAGACTACCTTTACTACATCATCATGAAGTAAAAGAAGTTGTTTGGCCAGTACTTTGTTGATttcataataaaagaaataaaaaaggcacTCGTATTAAAATCCAAACACAAAAGCCGATGATATATTGTCTGCATGGTCCACAAAGTTGTTTTTCCTGAAGTGACGTCTGGGGTGTAGTCTAACTGCCCTAATATATAATGCTATTTCCTTGGTTGTAGCCCTATCCTACCACTAGTTAGAATTGATCGTTGCACATCTATTCCAAAAAATTGTGCTTGTTTATCATCGTCATTATATAAAACACTGTCAACTACAATCCACCAAAAGGTCAAGCATGTTGTCATTCGTTTTATCCATATCATCTGGTAAATAGATGAATATTGCATAAATCTGGATATCTCGACCTTTTTCTACGATATCAGAAACAACACCTAAACAATACCGAGTACATGGTGGGCACAGGGGTCCTAGTCACACCACCCCGCCCTCGATctgccacccctcctcccccaacGCACAAACATGAAAGAAGAGAGTCGTCGCTGGGCTTCCCGCAGATAGAGGTTTATCATCTGACCTTAAGAAAGGACAACAAATAGCCCGACACGTGAGCTCCACACATCCTGTTTTCGTAGCTTTATTTACTGCGTCATGGGATTCCCGTGCCGTGTTTACTAAACAAACTTTTTCTTGCGTTGAGCACTTGAGTAATATTGTTCTGAGTTTTTAACATTTTGAAAGTGGTGCCGGGTATGTATGGATTGGGACTCTGCCTTTTCTCTTCAATAGCGTTGATCTTTGTGACGTGTACTATGTGTCTTGATTACCACGATGactgaggatggtgatgataaagaggagcTGAAGAAGAAGCCATGCttctcataaaaaaaatacaaacactgCTGGTGGAAGTGCGAGGCTGCGCACATCCTGCCCATGAAGGTGCTGATAACAGACGGCCGCtcgggaagacgaggaggaggaaggcgaatgTCTCATGAAAGGTCACACCCGTCTGACCATCAAAACCGTATCAAATCACGTCAACcttaattaaagaagaaaatgtaaggaGTGACGAGAGGCTGATTATTTCTTATAAAGAAAGAATTCAAGCCAATTCAAGTTATGAAAAACCTTTCGCTCGTCTCTTACTTCATTgcatttgtatgttttttttttttgtgcatatTAAGTGTATCAGTTTCTTCATGCTAACTAAGATCATAAAACTTGCACGTT of Eriocheir sinensis breed Jianghai 21 chromosome 27, ASM2467909v1, whole genome shotgun sequence contains these proteins:
- the LOC127004137 gene encoding anti-lipopolysaccharide factor-like; this encodes MARLSLFLLVVAVAVFTPNIPQCEAGWLDRIIGTAVDSVAEFGTTNIVDQICNTRVMPTIKKFELYFRGRVWCPGWTTIQGESLTRSRTRVVNKAVEDFARKAVAAGLMTQEDANPLLNA